A window of the Lolium perenne isolate Kyuss_39 chromosome 7, Kyuss_2.0, whole genome shotgun sequence genome harbors these coding sequences:
- the LOC127313688 gene encoding transcription factor bHLH144, whose amino-acid sequence MQGDPGYGYGGYGGYGYGYGGGYGSGYDMAAYGNGGAYYANDHRYPAAAPPAPAAYEDPLAGRRQHDFPAPLTGLEFQPSDTCPKNYVIFDQTYDRSRVMYHPSLANNFGSSGGYDQHCNNNNGGYDQNYVGKSTYYGGGDDGGGECSIRQKEDTDEIDALMSSGDGEEEDDVLSTGRTPGCRGGGSPDSTCSSGYVVSVSPTGNNATGNGGGGERKKDRMKKMMKTLKGIIPGGDRMDTPAVLDEAVRYLKSLKVEVKKLGVRGSRS is encoded by the coding sequence ATGCAGGGAGACCCAGGCTACGGCTACGGTGGCTACGGCGGCTATGGCTACGGCTACGGTGGTGGCTACGGCAGCGGCTACGACATGGCCGCGTACGGCAACGGTGGAGCGTACTACGCCAACGATCACCGGTACCCCGCGGCGGCACCGCCGGCTCCGGCTGCCTATGAGGACCCACTCGCCGGTCGGAGGCAGCACGATTTCCCGGCACCGCTCACCGGGCTGGAGTTTCAGCCGTCGGACACCTGCCCCAAGAACTACGTCATCTTCGACCAGACCTACGACCGGAGCAGGGTCATGTACCACCCGTCGCTGGCCAACAACTTCGGCTCCTCGGGCGGCTACGACCAGCactgcaacaacaacaacggcggcTACGACCAGAACTACGTCGGCAAGAGCACCTactacggcggcggcgacgacggcggcggtgaGTGCTCCATCCGTCAGAAGGAGGACACGGACGAGATCGACGCGCTGATGAGCTCCGgggacggcgaggaggaggacgacgtgcTGAGCACGGGCCGCACGCCCGGGTGCCGCGGCGGGGGCTCGCCGGACTCCACGTGCTCCTCCGGGTACGTGGTGAGCGTCAGCCCGACCGGCAACAACGCCACCGGCAACGGCGGAGGCGGCGAGAGGAAGAAGGACAGgatgaagaagatgatgaagacgCTGAAGGGGATCATCCCCGGCGGCGACCGGATGGACACGCCGGCCGTGCTGGACGAGGCCGTGAGGTACCTCAAGTCGCTCAAGGTGGAGGTGAAGAAGCTCGGGGTGCGCGGGTCGAGGAGCTAG